The following are from one region of the Geoalkalibacter subterraneus genome:
- a CDS encoding enoyl-CoA hydratase/isomerase family protein, with the protein MEYTLLLIEKNNGVAQLTINSPQTLNALNSAVLGELECALYELDRDNDVKVVILTGAGEKAFVAGADIKEMAAMSAFEGQQFALKGQRVILMMEKMNKPVIAAVNGYALGGGLELALGCDFIYASQKARFGFPEVTLGIIPGFGGTQNLSRRIGVARANELIFTGKMIDAAKASEWGIVNEVFAPEELLPKAQETARSIARLGTLAIASAKNAIANGLNMGKEDGFRYEASLFGVLFATEDQKEGMGAFVEKRKAEFKGK; encoded by the coding sequence ATGGAATACACACTGCTTCTTATCGAAAAAAACAATGGAGTCGCCCAGCTGACCATCAACAGTCCGCAAACCCTCAACGCACTCAACAGTGCAGTGCTGGGTGAACTTGAATGCGCACTCTATGAACTGGACCGCGACAATGACGTCAAGGTCGTGATTCTGACCGGAGCGGGGGAGAAGGCCTTCGTGGCGGGTGCGGACATCAAGGAAATGGCCGCGATGAGCGCTTTCGAGGGGCAGCAGTTCGCCCTCAAAGGCCAGCGGGTCATCCTCATGATGGAGAAGATGAACAAGCCCGTCATTGCCGCCGTCAACGGCTACGCTCTCGGTGGCGGACTGGAACTGGCTCTCGGGTGCGATTTCATTTACGCCTCGCAAAAAGCACGCTTCGGTTTTCCTGAGGTGACCCTCGGGATCATCCCCGGCTTCGGCGGCACCCAGAACCTGTCCAGGCGCATTGGGGTGGCGCGGGCCAATGAGCTGATCTTTACAGGAAAAATGATCGATGCCGCCAAAGCATCCGAGTGGGGAATCGTAAACGAGGTCTTTGCCCCGGAAGAGCTGCTGCCCAAAGCCCAGGAAACGGCCCGGTCCATCGCCAGGCTCGGCACCCTGGCCATTGCCTCGGCCAAAAACGCGATCGCCAACGGCTTGAACATGGGTAAAGAAGATGGTTTTCGCTACGAGGCTTCGCTGTTCGGGGTGCTTTTTGCCACCGAAGACCAAAAGGAGGGGATGGGCGCCTTTGTGGAGAAGCGTAAAGCTGAGTTCAAGGGAAAGTGA
- a CDS encoding 3-hydroxybutyryl-CoA dehydrogenase: MVETIGVLGAGQMGNGIAHVFAQHGYQVVLFDIAQQQLDKAMATIEKNLARQAKKGAIAESLVGEALGRIKTTQSMEDLAPVDFAVEAVTENEAVKLEIFRKLDTLVKPEAYLASNTSSIPITKIAAVTGRPQQVIGMHFMNPVPVMKLVEVIRGHSTSDETFQVTADLVAKLDKEMAVSQDYPGFIVNRVLIPMINEAIFALYEGVATAEDIDKGMKLGTNQPMGPLTLADFIGLDTVLAIAEVLYDGFKDPKYRPCPLLVKMVNAGYLGRKSGRGFYTYQ, encoded by the coding sequence ATGGTTGAAACGATTGGAGTTCTCGGAGCGGGGCAGATGGGCAACGGCATCGCCCATGTCTTTGCTCAGCACGGATACCAGGTTGTCCTCTTCGACATCGCGCAGCAGCAGCTGGACAAGGCGATGGCGACCATCGAGAAGAACCTGGCGCGGCAGGCAAAGAAGGGCGCCATCGCTGAGAGCCTGGTCGGCGAGGCGTTGGGGCGGATCAAAACGACTCAGTCCATGGAGGATCTGGCGCCGGTGGATTTTGCCGTGGAGGCGGTGACCGAGAACGAAGCCGTCAAGCTGGAGATCTTCCGTAAGCTCGACACTCTCGTCAAACCCGAGGCGTATCTGGCCTCCAACACTTCGTCCATCCCTATCACCAAAATCGCCGCTGTGACCGGGCGTCCGCAGCAAGTCATCGGCATGCACTTCATGAACCCGGTGCCGGTGATGAAGCTGGTGGAGGTGATCCGCGGCCACTCCACCAGCGACGAGACCTTTCAGGTCACCGCCGACCTGGTTGCGAAGCTGGATAAGGAAATGGCGGTCTCTCAGGACTATCCCGGCTTTATCGTCAACCGCGTGCTGATCCCCATGATTAACGAGGCGATATTCGCCCTCTATGAAGGGGTCGCGACGGCTGAGGATATCGACAAAGGGATGAAGCTGGGCACCAACCAGCCGATGGGGCCGTTGACTCTTGCCGATTTTATCGGGCTCGACACGGTGCTGGCGATTGCCGAAGTCCTGTATGACGGATTCAAAGACCCCAAATACCGTCCATGCCCGCTGCTGGTCAAGATGGTTAACGCCGGCTATCTGGGGAGAAAGTCGGGACGCGGTTTCTACACTTATCAGTAG
- a CDS encoding thiolase family protein: MGSEVFVVEAKRTPFGSMGGTLSDVAAATLGATAMRAVLESSSVSVDAVDEVIVGQVLSGGCGQAPARQAMRGVGIPDEVPALTINKVCGSGLKAVMLGADSIRLGESGVVVAGGMESMSLAPYFLEKARTGYRMGNGKLIDLMIFDGLTDPYTGRHMGEIGEASVERNGLSREEQDDFALRSYRLAQTAVEEGIFARELVPVIKQNKKGEVRVETDEEPFKVDFDRLPCLKPVFRKDGTITAGNASTINDGAAMLLLAGKEALERHNLTARARIVAQATSSRHPDEFPEAPIGAIEKACARAGLSVEDIDLFEINEAFASVALLAMKAHNIPIDKVNVNGGACAIGHPIGASGARLATTLVHELDRRQKRYGLATLCIGGGEAVAVIFERI; encoded by the coding sequence ATGGGTTCAGAAGTTTTTGTTGTTGAGGCAAAACGAACACCCTTCGGGTCAATGGGGGGAACTCTCTCCGATGTGGCGGCGGCCACTCTGGGTGCGACGGCAATGCGGGCAGTCCTGGAGTCATCATCTGTTTCAGTCGATGCCGTGGATGAAGTCATTGTCGGGCAGGTTCTTTCGGGAGGGTGCGGCCAGGCACCGGCGCGTCAGGCCATGCGGGGAGTTGGCATCCCTGATGAGGTGCCGGCTCTGACCATCAATAAAGTGTGTGGCAGCGGGCTCAAGGCGGTCATGCTTGGCGCAGATTCCATCCGTCTTGGTGAGTCCGGCGTGGTTGTCGCCGGCGGGATGGAGAGCATGTCGTTGGCACCGTATTTTCTGGAAAAAGCCCGCACAGGCTACCGCATGGGAAACGGTAAGCTTATCGACCTTATGATCTTCGACGGACTGACCGATCCCTACACAGGTCGCCACATGGGGGAGATCGGCGAAGCCAGCGTGGAACGCAACGGGTTGAGTCGCGAGGAGCAGGACGATTTCGCCCTGCGCTCCTATCGGCTCGCCCAGACGGCGGTGGAGGAGGGGATCTTTGCTCGCGAACTTGTTCCGGTCATCAAGCAGAATAAGAAAGGCGAGGTGCGCGTCGAGACCGATGAAGAGCCCTTCAAGGTTGATTTTGACCGCCTGCCCTGCCTCAAGCCTGTTTTTCGCAAAGACGGCACCATCACGGCCGGTAACGCCTCGACCATCAACGATGGTGCCGCCATGCTGCTGCTCGCAGGGAAAGAGGCGCTCGAGCGGCACAACCTGACGGCCAGGGCGCGTATTGTTGCTCAGGCCACATCGAGTCGGCATCCCGACGAGTTTCCCGAGGCCCCCATCGGGGCGATCGAAAAAGCGTGCGCGAGAGCCGGGCTTTCGGTGGAGGACATTGATCTGTTTGAAATCAATGAGGCCTTTGCCTCGGTGGCGCTGCTGGCCATGAAAGCTCACAATATTCCCATAGACAAGGTCAACGTCAACGGTGGCGCCTGCGCCATCGGTCATCCCATCGGCGCCAGCGGTGCGCGGTTGGCAACGACCCTCGTTCACGAGCTGGATCGCCGTCAGAAGCGCTATGGCCTGGCGACGCTCTGTATCGGTGGGGGGGAAGCCGTAGCTGTCATTTTTGAACGTATTTAA
- a CDS encoding M24 family metallopeptidase, whose protein sequence is MITGDELQSRIRAMQALLKEQQLDGALFIFPIDVYYFSATRQNGALWMPVEGTPTLLIRKSYERARRESPLSDIRPFPSSREFPGVIPETATRIGMTFDVVPVQQRDYYARLLAGREFVDISPFNRQLRSVKSPAELEMLRRSGTSLSAVFAEVPQFLVAGMREIDLAAEFECRLRKAGSEGYVRMRAFNQELFQGLAVSTGGPSFGFFDGAVTGRGLSNASPHGASLEVVERNTPILLDYTGVFQGYITDMTRIFVMGDLDEELKHAFDVSLSIQEMLRASLKPGAICEELFLQAAEMAAQAGLKDNFMGMPGEQARFVGHGVGLELDEFPVLAQGFKMALQQGQTVAIEPKFVFPEKGVIGIENTFAVTAEGGDKLTELPDNIVFM, encoded by the coding sequence ATGATCACTGGTGATGAACTACAGTCACGTATTCGCGCCATGCAGGCCCTGTTGAAGGAGCAACAGCTGGATGGCGCTCTTTTTATCTTTCCCATCGATGTCTATTACTTCAGCGCAACGCGGCAGAACGGCGCTTTGTGGATGCCTGTTGAAGGAACTCCCACGCTGCTGATCCGAAAAAGTTACGAGAGAGCACGTCGGGAAAGCCCTTTGAGCGATATCCGGCCTTTTCCGTCTTCCCGGGAATTTCCCGGCGTGATCCCCGAAACTGCCACCAGGATCGGGATGACCTTCGATGTGGTGCCGGTGCAGCAGCGTGACTATTACGCCAGGCTCCTCGCCGGGCGGGAGTTTGTGGATATCTCGCCGTTCAACCGGCAGCTGCGTTCCGTCAAGTCTCCTGCTGAACTAGAGATGTTGCGGCGCAGCGGAACCTCCCTGAGCGCCGTCTTTGCCGAGGTCCCGCAGTTTCTCGTCGCCGGAATGCGCGAGATCGATCTTGCCGCCGAATTCGAATGCCGACTGCGCAAGGCAGGCAGCGAAGGATATGTACGTATGCGGGCCTTCAATCAGGAACTTTTCCAGGGACTTGCCGTATCTACCGGAGGGCCGAGTTTCGGTTTTTTCGACGGCGCGGTCACCGGTCGGGGTCTCTCCAACGCCTCGCCCCATGGCGCGTCGCTGGAGGTAGTCGAGCGCAATACACCGATTCTTCTCGACTACACCGGGGTTTTTCAGGGCTACATCACCGACATGACCCGCATCTTCGTGATGGGGGACCTGGATGAGGAGCTTAAGCACGCCTTCGATGTTTCACTTTCCATACAGGAGATGCTGCGGGCCTCCCTGAAGCCCGGTGCTATCTGTGAAGAGTTGTTTCTTCAGGCCGCTGAAATGGCGGCACAGGCAGGGCTGAAGGACAATTTTATGGGCATGCCCGGCGAGCAGGCACGCTTTGTCGGTCATGGTGTGGGACTGGAACTCGACGAGTTTCCGGTGCTGGCTCAGGGGTTTAAAATGGCGCTTCAGCAGGGACAAACGGTGGCGATAGAACCCAAGTTTGTTTTTCCCGAAAAAGGCGTCATCGGGATCGAAAACACCTTTGCAGTGACTGCAGAGGGAGGAGATAAACTCACTGAACTCCCTGATAACATTGTTTTCATGTGA
- a CDS encoding nitroreductase family protein has protein sequence MDIFQVIRDRRSVRKYMNKEVEQEKVDQVLDAARLAPSWKNMQCWRFLVLRDAARRALLLDAVPDDNPGKKALAAAPLTIVLCVDPRESDVENGIPYYVADGAIAFEHLCLAAHALGLGTCWIGWYDEAKIKEAFGIPDPFRVIGFTPLGYPEREPKPRPRKSLDEIVFYDVWPAGL, from the coding sequence GTGGATATTTTTCAGGTCATCAGAGACAGAAGAAGTGTTCGCAAATACATGAACAAAGAAGTCGAACAGGAGAAGGTGGACCAGGTCCTCGACGCTGCGCGCCTGGCGCCTTCCTGGAAAAACATGCAGTGCTGGCGTTTTCTGGTTCTGCGCGATGCGGCCAGACGCGCTCTGCTGCTGGATGCGGTTCCCGACGACAACCCCGGCAAAAAGGCGCTTGCAGCCGCACCGCTGACGATTGTCCTGTGCGTTGATCCCCGTGAATCCGATGTGGAAAACGGCATCCCCTATTATGTCGCCGATGGTGCCATCGCTTTTGAGCATCTGTGCCTTGCGGCGCACGCCCTGGGGCTCGGGACCTGCTGGATCGGCTGGTACGACGAGGCCAAAATCAAAGAGGCGTTCGGCATCCCCGACCCGTTCCGGGTGATAGGATTCACTCCCCTGGGGTATCCCGAGCGAGAGCCCAAACCCCGACCACGCAAAAGCCTGGATGAAATTGTTTTTTACGATGTCTGGCCAGCCGGTCTTTAG
- the icmF gene encoding fused isobutyryl-CoA mutase/GTPase IcmF has product MHGNVEIQQSSDQKASAKTKHKIRFVTATSLFDGHDVSINIIRRILQASGAEVIHLGHNRSVEEIVTAAIQEDVQGICISSYQGGHVEFFKYAMDLLRERGADHVRVFGGGGGVIIPDEIAEIEAYGVTKIFSPEDGRRMGLQGMVDFMLQQCDFSLERNPEEELLKLPDQDIRAINTIISLAEDSVHAGSQGAYGQLRERIKEMARPVAVIGITGTGGAGKSSLCDELVLRFLRDFPEKSVAILAVDPSRQRTGGALLGDRIRMNSIAGKRVYMRSLATRESRSELSLAIEDALDVVRASGFDLVIIETSGIGQGDASVVPICDLSLYVMTAEFGAPTQLEKIDMLDFADLVAINKFERKGSEDARKNVIKQVRRNRNQFDGPDEEIPVYGTIASQFNDPGTSVLYLKVLEKLNEKKALGWESKLKVVDGDSLSKTIIPADRIHYLGEIVQTVRGYRKNVHQQSEVARSLYQLKGAADLLPEGSAAAREIAEQIEAHESRLHENARHVLECWDELKDAYKKDVLVTRVRDREITTELYSSSISGTRVPRVSLPRYSDKGDLLRWLMLENLPGFFPYTAGVFPFKRAEEDPKRQFAGEGSPERTNRRFHYLCQEDGAKRLSTAFDSVTLYGADPDYPPDIYGKIGESGVSICTVEDMRKLFDGFDLCAPSTSVSMTINGPAPAMLAMFFNVAIDQQVEKFKEQHGRSPDEAEYRELKDCTLQNVRGTVQADILKEDQGQNTCLFSIDFALRMMGDMQQYFIDNRVRNYYSVSISGYHIAEAGANPITQLALTLSNGFTYVEYYLSRGMHIDEFAPNLSFFFSNGLDPEYSVIGRVARRIWAVTMREKYGANERSQKLKYHIQTSGRSLHAQEMDFNDIRTTLQALIAIYDNCNSLHTNAYDEAVTTPTQESVRRAMAIQMIISKEFGMTKNENPAQGAFIIEELTDLVEEAVMMEFERLDHRGGVLGAMETQYQRNKIQEESMLYEHKKHDGSLPIVGVNTFLNPRADEVGYEIPGELARATPEEKERQISNLRAFQDQNREKGPQALERLKEAVVAGENIFGEMMETVKVASLGQITQALFEVGGRYRRNM; this is encoded by the coding sequence ATGCACGGAAATGTCGAAATTCAACAATCGTCGGATCAGAAAGCATCCGCAAAGACGAAGCACAAGATCCGTTTTGTGACGGCGACCAGCCTTTTCGACGGCCATGATGTCTCGATCAATATTATTCGCAGGATTCTCCAGGCCTCCGGGGCGGAGGTCATTCACCTGGGTCACAACCGTTCCGTGGAGGAGATCGTCACGGCAGCGATTCAGGAGGATGTGCAAGGGATCTGCATCAGCAGTTACCAGGGGGGGCACGTCGAGTTCTTCAAATATGCCATGGACCTGCTGCGGGAACGCGGCGCGGATCATGTCAGGGTTTTCGGCGGCGGTGGCGGAGTCATCATCCCGGATGAGATCGCTGAAATCGAAGCCTATGGCGTGACCAAGATCTTCTCGCCGGAAGACGGCCGCCGCATGGGGTTGCAGGGAATGGTCGACTTTATGCTGCAGCAATGCGATTTCAGCCTGGAACGCAACCCGGAAGAAGAGTTGCTTAAATTGCCGGACCAGGATATCCGTGCCATCAACACCATCATCTCCCTGGCCGAGGACTCGGTGCATGCGGGGAGCCAGGGGGCCTACGGGCAACTGCGCGAGCGGATCAAGGAAATGGCCCGACCCGTTGCGGTCATCGGCATCACCGGCACGGGAGGGGCCGGCAAAAGTTCCCTCTGTGACGAACTGGTACTGCGGTTTCTGCGGGACTTTCCTGAAAAGAGTGTCGCGATCCTGGCGGTGGACCCTTCTCGCCAGAGAACCGGAGGCGCGCTGCTGGGAGACCGCATCCGCATGAACTCCATAGCGGGAAAACGGGTTTACATGCGTTCTCTGGCCACCCGCGAATCGCGCTCCGAGCTCTCCCTCGCCATCGAGGATGCGCTGGACGTGGTCCGGGCCAGCGGGTTCGACCTCGTTATTATCGAGACCTCGGGAATCGGTCAGGGGGATGCTTCGGTAGTGCCGATCTGTGACCTCTCCCTTTATGTCATGACCGCGGAGTTCGGGGCACCCACACAGCTTGAGAAAATCGATATGCTCGACTTCGCTGATCTGGTGGCGATCAACAAGTTCGAGCGCAAAGGCTCGGAAGATGCCAGGAAAAATGTCATCAAGCAGGTACGCCGCAACCGCAACCAATTCGATGGACCGGACGAGGAGATCCCTGTCTACGGCACCATCGCTTCTCAGTTCAATGACCCGGGAACCTCCGTGCTCTATCTTAAGGTCCTCGAGAAGCTCAATGAAAAAAAGGCACTGGGGTGGGAGTCCAAGCTCAAGGTGGTCGACGGAGACTCTCTGAGCAAGACGATCATTCCGGCGGACCGGATTCACTACCTCGGCGAAATCGTTCAGACCGTGCGGGGCTATCGCAAAAACGTGCACCAGCAAAGCGAGGTGGCCCGATCCCTGTATCAGTTAAAGGGTGCGGCGGACCTGCTCCCGGAAGGATCTGCCGCGGCCCGCGAGATCGCCGAACAGATCGAGGCGCATGAGTCACGACTTCATGAAAACGCCCGCCATGTCCTGGAATGCTGGGATGAGCTGAAGGATGCCTACAAGAAAGATGTACTGGTCACCAGGGTCCGTGACCGCGAGATTACGACCGAGCTTTACAGCTCAAGCATTTCCGGTACGCGGGTTCCGCGGGTCAGCCTGCCGCGGTATTCGGATAAGGGGGACCTGCTGCGCTGGCTGATGCTGGAGAATCTGCCCGGCTTCTTCCCCTACACCGCCGGCGTCTTTCCATTCAAGCGCGCGGAGGAAGACCCCAAGCGGCAGTTCGCCGGCGAAGGAAGCCCCGAGCGGACCAACCGTCGGTTTCACTATCTGTGCCAGGAGGATGGCGCCAAACGGCTCTCCACGGCGTTTGACAGCGTGACGCTCTACGGTGCCGATCCGGATTATCCGCCCGATATTTATGGGAAGATCGGCGAGAGCGGGGTCTCCATCTGTACGGTGGAGGACATGCGCAAGCTGTTCGACGGGTTTGATCTGTGCGCACCCTCCACGAGCGTATCCATGACGATCAACGGTCCGGCGCCGGCGATGCTGGCAATGTTTTTCAATGTGGCCATCGATCAGCAGGTGGAGAAGTTCAAAGAGCAGCATGGCCGCAGCCCGGATGAGGCCGAATATCGTGAGCTTAAGGACTGTACGCTGCAGAATGTTCGCGGAACAGTGCAGGCGGATATCCTCAAGGAAGACCAGGGACAGAACACCTGCCTGTTCTCCATCGATTTCGCGCTGCGGATGATGGGCGACATGCAGCAGTATTTCATCGACAACAGGGTGCGCAATTACTACTCGGTCTCGATCAGCGGTTACCATATCGCCGAGGCGGGTGCCAACCCCATCACCCAGTTGGCCCTGACGCTGTCCAACGGTTTCACCTATGTCGAATATTACCTCTCGCGGGGCATGCACATCGACGAGTTCGCCCCCAACCTGTCTTTCTTCTTCAGCAACGGTCTCGACCCTGAATATTCGGTGATCGGCCGGGTGGCGCGGCGGATCTGGGCCGTCACCATGCGGGAGAAATACGGGGCCAATGAACGCAGCCAGAAGCTGAAATATCACATCCAGACCTCGGGGCGTTCGCTGCATGCCCAGGAGATGGATTTCAATGATATCCGCACCACCCTTCAGGCATTGATCGCCATCTACGACAACTGCAACTCGCTGCACACCAACGCCTATGACGAGGCGGTGACCACTCCCACGCAAGAATCGGTGCGGCGGGCCATGGCGATCCAGATGATTATCTCCAAAGAGTTCGGCATGACCAAAAACGAGAACCCGGCTCAGGGGGCCTTCATCATCGAGGAACTGACCGATCTGGTGGAAGAGGCGGTCATGATGGAGTTTGAGCGTCTGGATCATCGCGGCGGCGTACTCGGTGCGATGGAAACCCAGTATCAGCGCAACAAGATCCAGGAAGAATCCATGCTTTATGAGCACAAAAAGCACGACGGCAGCCTGCCGATCGTAGGGGTGAATACCTTTTTGAATCCCCGCGCCGATGAGGTCGGGTATGAGATTCCCGGCGAGCTGGCGCGGGCGACACCCGAAGAGAAGGAGCGTCAGATCAGCAACCTGCGCGCCTTTCAGGATCAGAACCGCGAGAAAGGGCCTCAGGCGCTGGAACGGCTCAAGGAGGCGGTTGTTGCCGGCGAAAATATTTTCGGTGAGATGATGGAAACCGTCAAGGTAGCCTCACTGGGACAGATTACTCAGGCCTTGTTCGAGGTCGGCGGGCGCTATCGCAGAAATATGTAG
- a CDS encoding DUF6125 family protein translates to MSSEKHPGDEGVRLLYELSREELVQIIVDDAKNWLAHDGLWFQEVEKRYGLDVAVDADTEAWRRFTVIEARRIMARLGMEPGGGIPALVECLKHRLYARLNLQETVDVTENRAVFRMLDCRVQSARKRKGLAEHPCKSVGIVEYGEFARTVDPRIQTRCLACPPDPVPAGYWCAWEFTIQG, encoded by the coding sequence ATGTCGAGCGAAAAACACCCTGGCGATGAAGGTGTTCGCCTGCTTTACGAGTTGAGCCGGGAAGAGCTGGTCCAGATTATTGTCGACGATGCCAAGAACTGGCTCGCTCATGACGGACTCTGGTTTCAGGAGGTTGAAAAACGTTACGGGCTCGATGTGGCGGTGGACGCCGACACCGAAGCCTGGCGTAGATTTACTGTGATTGAAGCCAGGCGGATCATGGCTCGCCTCGGGATGGAACCGGGAGGGGGTATCCCCGCCTTGGTGGAATGTCTCAAGCATCGGCTCTATGCCCGGCTCAATCTTCAGGAGACCGTTGATGTCACTGAGAATCGAGCCGTGTTCCGCATGCTTGACTGCCGCGTCCAATCCGCAAGAAAGCGCAAGGGGCTGGCCGAGCACCCCTGCAAGTCTGTGGGGATCGTCGAATACGGCGAGTTTGCCAGGACCGTCGACCCCCGCATCCAGACCCGGTGTCTCGCCTGTCCGCCCGACCCTGTTCCCGCAGGATATTGGTGCGCCTGGGAATTCACAATACAGGGTTAA
- a CDS encoding universal stress protein, with amino-acid sequence MIPRIEKILYATDLSVNANYAFGYALSLAKSCNARVSIINVYEKYVTQANINMRSKAFNIAREKLTEKIREDLAAYCRAENLEEEAQFDNLIGEIYVATGIPVDSILTTAREKGYDMIVMGTHGHGLLFSALIGSTARKMVQHSSIPVLVVRLPEDLN; translated from the coding sequence GTGATTCCTCGAATTGAGAAGATATTGTATGCGACGGATTTGTCCGTCAATGCAAATTATGCATTCGGCTATGCGTTGAGCCTGGCGAAATCCTGCAACGCGCGGGTGTCGATCATCAATGTTTATGAGAAGTATGTCACCCAGGCCAACATAAATATGCGCTCAAAAGCCTTTAATATCGCGCGTGAAAAGTTGACGGAGAAGATCAGGGAAGACCTGGCCGCCTATTGTCGGGCTGAAAATCTCGAAGAAGAGGCGCAATTCGACAATCTGATCGGCGAAATCTATGTGGCGACGGGCATACCGGTGGACTCCATTCTGACCACGGCCAGGGAGAAAGGCTACGACATGATCGTCATGGGTACCCATGGCCACGGATTGCTGTTCAGTGCGCTGATCGGCAGTACGGCGCGAAAGATGGTCCAGCACAGTTCGATCCCTGTATTGGTGGTGAGATTACCGGAGGATCTGAACTAA
- a CDS encoding TRAP transporter large permease, whose product MEWGLTLSIALMILLLLFAFGIPVFAAFLVINLAGIFMLMGTNGFGMFANSIYQTITQESLLAIPLFILMGEVLFRSNAVVVLIESVDKMVGNVRGRHYVLATSLSTIFGALSGSAVAVAAMLGRSVLPTMVSRGSNKRLAVSAAVGGASLAPIIPPSLLVIMVGSMVDVSIARLLVAGIVPGLLLAAMILIYIYVRILRNPKLDASHNEEKHVFNAKEFLIAFLKIMPFVVVIFSVMGLILLGIATPNESAATGVVGALVAAAIYRRLSLKMFYQALLGTCSVSAMILIIIACSMLFGQLLSFTGASSGLVRMASELNLPVLGTFIVLMLVPFILCMFIDLFAVMLVAIPIYEPLLQIYGFDPIWFWTLFLINMTLGSLSPPFGYTIFALKGAMPELSMDDVYAGAWPMVALFITGMAIMYVFPAIITFLPSFV is encoded by the coding sequence ATGGAATGGGGATTGACCTTATCGATCGCCCTGATGATTCTGCTGTTGCTGTTCGCCTTCGGCATCCCGGTGTTTGCGGCGTTTCTAGTTATAAATCTCGCCGGGATCTTCATGCTTATGGGCACCAACGGCTTCGGTATGTTTGCCAACAGCATTTATCAGACAATCACTCAGGAATCTCTCCTGGCGATTCCTCTTTTTATTCTGATGGGGGAAGTTCTTTTTCGCTCCAATGCCGTGGTGGTCCTGATCGAGTCTGTTGACAAGATGGTCGGCAATGTACGGGGGCGCCACTATGTACTGGCCACCAGCCTGTCGACGATTTTCGGGGCGCTCAGCGGATCAGCCGTGGCGGTGGCCGCAATGCTGGGGCGCTCCGTTCTGCCCACCATGGTCAGCCGTGGTTCCAACAAACGCCTGGCTGTAAGTGCGGCGGTGGGTGGAGCAAGCCTGGCGCCGATCATTCCGCCCAGCCTGCTGGTGATTATGGTGGGTTCCATGGTGGATGTGTCGATCGCCCGGCTGCTTGTCGCCGGAATCGTGCCGGGCCTTCTGCTGGCAGCGATGATCCTCATTTATATCTATGTGCGAATTCTGCGAAATCCAAAACTGGATGCCTCACACAATGAAGAAAAGCATGTGTTCAACGCCAAAGAGTTCCTGATCGCCTTTCTGAAAATCATGCCTTTTGTGGTGGTCATCTTCTCCGTCATGGGGTTGATCCTTCTCGGTATCGCAACCCCCAACGAGTCGGCGGCCACCGGGGTCGTCGGTGCGCTTGTGGCAGCCGCCATTTACAGGCGTTTGTCGTTGAAGATGTTTTATCAGGCGCTGCTCGGGACCTGTTCGGTCAGTGCCATGATTCTCATCATCATCGCCTGCTCCATGCTGTTCGGGCAGCTTCTGTCGTTCACAGGCGCTTCGAGCGGTCTGGTGCGCATGGCTTCGGAATTGAACCTGCCGGTGCTGGGTACATTCATCGTGCTGATGCTGGTTCCTTTTATCCTGTGCATGTTCATTGACCTGTTTGCCGTCATGCTGGTGGCCATCCCCATTTATGAACCTTTGCTTCAGATTTACGGGTTCGATCCCATCTGGTTCTGGACCTTGTTTCTCATCAATATGACCCTGGGCAGTCTGAGCCCGCCCTTCGGCTATACCATCTTCGCGTTGAAGGGGGCCATGCCGGAATTGTCGATGGATGATGTTTATGCCGGCGCCTGGCCGATGGTAGCCCTGTTTATCACCGGCATGGCGATCATGTACGTTTTCCCGGCGATTATCACTTTTTTGCCGTCGTTTGTCTGA
- a CDS encoding TRAP transporter small permease: MSSGSANRNQPATLKWVVGPLDLLTRISFNLGGAALAVMLFLIVQEVIKRYFFNAPTNWSNDLNQWLFALTVMLVLPELARSNGNVAITIVIERLSHGKGAVLLRVIAFICSLICFLASYVTLMETIRQYQSGISTLWINPIPKWWISAVIPFGFGLSALQFLRLGLLPTPTPADEVKESCSWNGD, encoded by the coding sequence ATGAGCAGCGGATCAGCCAATCGTAACCAGCCGGCCACTCTTAAGTGGGTGGTCGGCCCCCTCGATCTGCTGACCAGAATCAGTTTCAACCTGGGCGGGGCGGCGCTGGCGGTTATGCTGTTCCTGATCGTTCAGGAAGTGATCAAGCGTTATTTCTTCAATGCCCCGACCAACTGGTCAAATGATCTCAACCAATGGCTGTTCGCTCTGACCGTGATGCTGGTTTTGCCGGAACTGGCACGAAGCAACGGCAACGTCGCCATCACCATCGTGATTGAGCGCTTATCCCATGGCAAGGGAGCGGTTCTGCTGCGTGTGATCGCATTTATCTGCAGTCTGATCTGCTTTCTGGCCAGTTACGTTACTCTGATGGAAACTATCCGTCAGTACCAAAGCGGCATTTCCACTCTGTGGATCAATCCGATTCCAAAATGGTGGATATCTGCAGTCATCCCTTTTGGCTTCGGACTCAGTGCGCTGCAATTCCTGCGTTTGGGACTTCTCCCTACGCCGACCCCTGCAGATGAGGTCAAGGAGAGTTGCTCATGGAATGGGGATTGA